The following are from one region of the Acidimicrobiia bacterium genome:
- the smc gene encoding chromosome segregation protein SMC produces MYLKTLKLVGFKSFADRTRLELEPGVTVVVGPNGSGKSNIVDAIAWVMGTQSTRTLRTQKMEDVIFAGTATRPALGRAEVTLTFDNLSRSLPLDLDEVSITRRLYRDGSSDYEINDVDVRLLDVQELLSDSGVGRHQHVIVGQGQLDQILNAKPEDHRAVIEEAAGVLKHRLRKDRAIRRLESTDADLLRLKDILGELERQIRPLRRQARAAERYLVVRDEARALRLYLGGEDLRTNRARLGAVARQHAELDQLLAEAADEETVLAASIEPLTLAAGEAGLLLERDTASAARLETAAERFKRIAQVAHERHRALSQRIQGAGERRRDMHEEARQIQADLAQSSEEERRARIEAERAERALRDLEDEERSLAEQEQMPTEGAVAAVRGDLRSLESAVGRDEREADQIGRRLESLHGQSEAESIETDRLRADIERSDIQATAAQRAHDSARSDRRTQQEIWEAAESDLQSARVGESAAGARVEALEAAAAGLADPQARDRALAAAGVRGNLATVLDVPDRFAAAVDAALGPWSDALAVQNPTAIEQVVGDLKAHGLGGVPLVTARFTSGELPARPVAEAFGLETLVDVLGARSDLRLAAALLGDVVVAEGWSAGWQVVSKHPAVRVVTPEGDLITADGIRVSHPDGATPAVLERARVALEEAERLLARAKSRHVSARRDFEHARGVERDALEALELIETSLAGATEALARLERTRSAAEHEIDRLEERRSMLLESAADRETRIDELRARLSALEGEEAERQHAWDELAAKRRVVADRRDEAREVRQVAAAGLGGIVERRRLLEVRLGSIQGDLQDLTDRPGDPQRLQELQTVEESARRSLEVVRAHISTLRTRQVELRKATGQAGERLASARSRLDEVRISIATKKDQRARLDVESAELKVRLESVAEGLRRDVDASEEQALAAPAPEMDEGTDLRGRLASLEAEMRRMGTINPLAAEEYQELDARRAHLQEQLEDLESSRNELRKVMSALDEEIVGLFRTAFDEVAAAYEQHFSVLFPGGRGRLVLTDPDDLLITGVDIEAQPLGKKVGQLSLLSGGERSLAALAFLFAVFKARPSPFYVVDEVEAALDDANLRRFLRLVEEFRRTAQLVIVTHQQQTMEAANILYGVTMEPGGSTKVVAKRLVEAPVPAS; encoded by the coding sequence TTGTATCTCAAAACGCTCAAACTCGTCGGATTCAAGTCTTTCGCGGATCGAACGCGCCTGGAACTCGAACCGGGCGTCACGGTAGTCGTCGGGCCCAACGGGTCCGGAAAGTCGAATATCGTCGACGCGATCGCCTGGGTGATGGGTACCCAGTCGACGCGAACGCTGCGGACGCAGAAGATGGAAGATGTCATCTTCGCAGGAACGGCCACCCGACCCGCCCTCGGCCGGGCTGAGGTCACCCTCACCTTCGATAACCTCTCCCGGTCGCTACCGCTCGACCTGGATGAAGTATCGATTACCCGTCGTCTATACCGTGATGGCTCGTCCGACTACGAGATCAACGACGTTGACGTCCGGTTGCTCGATGTGCAGGAACTGCTGTCGGACAGCGGCGTCGGCCGGCATCAGCATGTCATCGTTGGTCAAGGACAACTCGATCAGATCCTCAACGCCAAACCCGAAGATCATCGCGCCGTGATCGAAGAGGCGGCCGGAGTGCTGAAGCATCGCTTGCGGAAGGACCGGGCCATCCGCCGCCTCGAAAGTACCGACGCCGATCTGCTCCGCCTCAAAGACATCCTGGGCGAGCTGGAACGTCAGATCCGCCCTCTTCGTCGGCAGGCTCGCGCCGCCGAGCGGTATCTGGTCGTACGCGATGAGGCTCGGGCACTGCGTCTGTATCTGGGTGGAGAGGATCTTCGTACCAATCGGGCGCGGCTCGGAGCTGTCGCACGTCAACACGCCGAACTCGATCAGTTGCTGGCTGAGGCTGCGGACGAGGAGACGGTGCTGGCTGCTTCGATAGAGCCGTTGACCCTGGCGGCCGGCGAAGCCGGTCTCTTGCTGGAGCGAGATACCGCCTCCGCCGCCCGGCTCGAAACAGCGGCCGAGCGTTTCAAGCGCATCGCCCAGGTTGCGCATGAGCGGCATCGAGCCCTCTCTCAGCGCATCCAGGGAGCAGGCGAGCGTCGCAGAGATATGCACGAGGAGGCGCGACAGATACAAGCGGATCTGGCGCAGAGCTCCGAAGAGGAACGTCGTGCGCGGATCGAGGCGGAGCGTGCCGAACGTGCCCTGCGCGATCTCGAAGACGAAGAGCGGTCTCTGGCCGAACAAGAACAGATGCCGACCGAAGGCGCGGTGGCGGCAGTCCGTGGCGACCTGCGCTCGCTCGAATCCGCGGTCGGTAGAGACGAGCGAGAGGCCGATCAGATCGGGCGACGCCTCGAATCGCTGCACGGGCAATCCGAGGCCGAGTCGATCGAAACAGATCGACTTAGGGCTGATATCGAGCGTTCCGACATCCAAGCGACGGCCGCCCAACGGGCACACGATTCGGCCCGGTCGGATCGGCGGACACAGCAAGAGATCTGGGAGGCTGCAGAGTCCGACCTTCAATCGGCGCGGGTAGGGGAGTCGGCCGCCGGCGCCAGGGTCGAGGCCCTGGAAGCTGCTGCGGCCGGTCTGGCCGACCCGCAAGCCCGCGACCGGGCGCTTGCAGCCGCCGGCGTGCGGGGCAATCTGGCGACGGTGTTGGACGTTCCCGACCGGTTCGCCGCCGCGGTCGACGCCGCGCTCGGCCCGTGGAGCGATGCACTCGCAGTGCAGAATCCGACTGCAATCGAGCAGGTGGTCGGTGACCTCAAGGCACACGGTCTCGGCGGAGTTCCGCTGGTCACTGCCCGCTTCACCAGCGGCGAGCTTCCGGCCCGGCCGGTGGCGGAAGCCTTCGGGTTGGAGACGCTGGTTGACGTGTTGGGCGCCCGGTCCGATCTCCGGCTGGCCGCCGCCCTCCTCGGGGATGTCGTCGTGGCTGAGGGGTGGTCTGCGGGATGGCAGGTTGTCTCGAAGCATCCCGCAGTTCGAGTTGTCACCCCTGAGGGAGATCTGATCACGGCCGATGGCATTCGCGTTTCCCATCCCGATGGGGCAACTCCTGCGGTGCTCGAGCGTGCCAGAGTGGCGCTCGAGGAAGCTGAGCGCCTGCTCGCTCGGGCTAAGAGCCGCCATGTTTCGGCTCGACGGGACTTTGAGCACGCGCGAGGTGTTGAACGGGACGCCCTCGAGGCCCTCGAGCTCATCGAAACGAGCCTGGCGGGGGCGACGGAAGCGCTGGCGCGACTCGAACGCACCCGGAGTGCTGCCGAACACGAGATCGATCGGCTGGAAGAGCGCCGCTCCATGTTGCTGGAGTCGGCCGCCGACCGTGAGACGAGGATTGACGAGTTGCGTGCGCGCCTGAGTGCCCTCGAGGGAGAAGAGGCCGAGCGCCAGCATGCATGGGATGAACTGGCCGCTAAACGGCGAGTGGTGGCCGATCGCCGTGACGAGGCGCGCGAGGTACGTCAGGTCGCCGCGGCAGGCCTGGGCGGCATCGTGGAGCGGCGCCGCTTGCTCGAGGTGCGATTGGGGTCGATTCAAGGAGATCTCCAAGATCTCACGGACCGTCCCGGTGATCCGCAGCGACTTCAGGAACTGCAGACGGTGGAGGAGAGTGCCCGTCGGTCCCTCGAGGTCGTGCGGGCGCACATCAGCACACTCAGAACACGTCAGGTCGAACTCCGGAAGGCCACCGGTCAAGCAGGAGAACGATTGGCGAGCGCCCGCAGCCGTCTCGATGAAGTCCGTATTTCAATCGCGACGAAGAAGGATCAGCGAGCGAGACTCGACGTCGAATCGGCGGAGCTGAAGGTTCGCCTCGAGTCGGTGGCTGAGGGTCTGCGAAGAGACGTCGACGCGTCGGAGGAGCAGGCGCTGGCCGCCCCTGCTCCGGAAATGGACGAGGGCACGGACCTCCGCGGACGGCTCGCCTCGCTCGAGGCCGAGATGCGCCGGATGGGGACGATCAATCCCCTCGCCGCCGAGGAGTATCAGGAGCTCGATGCGCGGAGGGCTCATCTTCAGGAACAGCTGGAGGACCTCGAGAGCAGCCGGAATGAGCTCCGCAAGGTCATGTCTGCGCTCGACGAGGAGATCGTCGGCTTGTTCAGGACCGCCTTCGACGAGGTGGCGGCGGCCTACGAGCAGCATTTCTCGGTTCTCTTCCCCGGCGGCCGCGGCCGGCTCGTGCTGACTGATCCCGACGACCTGCTCATAACCGGGGTCGACATTGAAGCGCAACCGCTCGGCAAGAAAGTTGGCCAGCTCTCGTTGTTGTCCGGCGGTGAGCGTTCGCTGGCGGCACTGGCGTTCTTGTTTGCCGTGTTCAAGGCGAGGCCCAGCCCGTTCTATGTAGTGGATGAGGTGGAAGCCGCCCTCGACGACGCCAACTTGCGGCGCTTCTTGCGGTTGGTCGAGGAGTTCCGCCGTACTGCACAGTTGGTGATCGTCACCCATCAGCAGCAAACCATGGAAGCCGCCAACATCCTCTACGGAGTGACCATGGAGCCCGGCGGTTCGACCAAAGTCGTTGCCAAGCGGTTGGTGGAAGCACCCGTTCCTGCGTCGTAG
- the mutM gene encoding bifunctional DNA-formamidopyrimidine glycosylase/DNA-(apurinic or apyrimidinic site) lyase → MPELPEVETVRRSLAPALEGATIVAVEVGHPRVVRRQPRPRDFHDRLLGRRVASVGRHGKFLMIDLEGDFTWVVHLGMSGRIRLETPGGERSPHTHVVVETDRHQEMHFVDPRTFGFMAVFTPDEFEGQSFAHLGPDALNDLPRFRRLLPRLEGRVIAIKSLLLDQYFVAGLGNIYADEVLHRSCIRPDRPAGTLSVDEVRILRGAIGPVLRAGLRWGGTSLNDLAYLLPDGRAGEYFQRLRVYGRVGEPCRRDGTAIERTVIGGRSSFWCPTCQR, encoded by the coding sequence ATGCCTGAGCTCCCAGAAGTTGAGACCGTACGTCGTTCGCTTGCGCCGGCGCTCGAAGGAGCGACAATCGTCGCGGTTGAGGTGGGCCACCCCAGGGTGGTTCGCCGTCAACCACGACCTCGCGATTTCCACGATCGGCTCCTCGGCCGCCGCGTGGCTTCAGTTGGGCGGCACGGTAAGTTCTTGATGATCGACCTCGAAGGCGATTTCACCTGGGTCGTCCACCTGGGAATGTCCGGCCGGATCCGCCTCGAGACCCCGGGCGGAGAACGTTCGCCCCACACCCATGTGGTAGTCGAGACCGACCGCCACCAGGAGATGCACTTCGTCGATCCCCGCACCTTCGGGTTCATGGCCGTATTCACTCCGGATGAATTCGAGGGTCAATCGTTTGCTCACCTGGGTCCCGACGCGTTGAACGACCTGCCCCGGTTCCGGCGTCTGCTTCCCCGGTTGGAGGGCCGGGTGATCGCCATCAAGTCCCTGCTACTCGATCAATATTTCGTGGCCGGACTCGGGAATATCTATGCGGATGAGGTACTCCACCGTTCCTGCATCCGACCCGACCGGCCGGCCGGGACCTTGAGCGTCGACGAGGTACGCATCTTGAGAGGTGCGATCGGGCCGGTACTCCGGGCCGGATTGCGCTGGGGTGGAACGAGCCTCAACGATCTCGCCTATCTCCTCCCGGATGGTCGGGCGGGGGAGTACTTCCAGCGTCTACGGGTCTATGGAAGGGTCGGAGAACCCTGTCGACGAGACGGGACGGCGATCGAACGAACGGTGATCGGGGGAAGGAGCAGCTTCTGGTGTCCGACCTGCCAGCGATGA
- the rnc gene encoding ribonuclease III translates to MSGLEQRLGHSFRTPGLLVHALTHRSFESERPEEASNERLEFLGDAVLQLAVTDFLFGEFADLPEGQMAKVRAACVNRSELARIARNIELGSDIRLGRGEAATGGGEKSSILADALEAVLAAVYLDGGLEAARTVVLRHWEKLIREKATRPGLLDYKTRLQEVLAVQARVPTYEMSGDGPDHDRVFAASVAVDGHVIGRGVGRSKKEAQQAAADEALASLQGESYNRESTT, encoded by the coding sequence GTGAGCGGACTCGAGCAGCGACTGGGGCACTCGTTCCGGACGCCCGGACTACTGGTCCATGCACTAACGCACCGCTCGTTCGAGTCCGAACGCCCTGAAGAGGCCTCCAACGAACGACTCGAGTTCCTGGGTGATGCCGTGCTCCAACTAGCGGTCACCGACTTTCTCTTCGGGGAGTTTGCGGATCTGCCGGAGGGTCAAATGGCCAAAGTACGCGCTGCCTGTGTGAACAGGTCTGAACTCGCACGTATCGCCCGGAATATCGAACTCGGCTCCGATATCCGTCTCGGCAGGGGGGAGGCAGCGACGGGGGGAGGCGAGAAATCGTCGATCCTGGCCGACGCGCTCGAAGCTGTGCTGGCTGCCGTCTACCTGGATGGGGGTCTCGAGGCGGCGCGGACCGTGGTTCTGCGGCATTGGGAAAAGTTGATTCGGGAGAAAGCTACGAGGCCGGGCCTGCTTGATTACAAGACCCGTCTTCAGGAGGTGCTGGCCGTTCAGGCCAGGGTGCCGACCTACGAGATGAGCGGCGATGGCCCCGACCACGACCGGGTGTTCGCGGCGTCGGTAGCGGTTGATGGACATGTCATCGGGCGGGGGGTCGGGCGGTCCAAGAAGGAAGCCCAGCAGGCGGCGGCCGACGAAGCGCTGGCGAGCCTGCAAGGCGAGAGCTACAACCGCGAATCGACAACCTAG
- the plsX gene encoding phosphate acyltransferase PlsX, with the protein MARVALDAMGGDRAPDEIIAGGVLAAGAGHDVILVGEPSLIADRLAALGTKLPVVAAAQVIGMDEDPARAIREKPDSSIAVAARLVKAGEADALVSAGSTGATLAAAAVILRRMPGVLRPAVASIFPTPGSHTVVLDSGANPECKPEHLVQFAVMGSLVAELYLGVRNPRVGLLNIGEEESKGRDLEKAAFELLRATSLNFIGNVEGRDLASDRADVFVTDGFTGNILLKTTEGAVQFIAELFQAAVINLPPQDLAVIDPVLAEVRRRVDHEEYGGGHLLGTNGVVVIAHGSSSRIAIANAVAMASTGADRDLAGHVAKRLEP; encoded by the coding sequence ATGGCCCGTGTAGCCCTCGATGCGATGGGGGGCGATCGCGCTCCCGACGAGATCATTGCCGGCGGTGTTCTTGCTGCCGGCGCAGGCCACGACGTGATTCTGGTCGGCGAACCCTCGCTCATTGCCGATCGGTTGGCCGCGCTCGGGACAAAGCTTCCGGTGGTTGCCGCCGCCCAGGTAATCGGGATGGATGAAGATCCGGCCAGGGCAATTCGGGAGAAACCGGACAGTTCGATTGCGGTCGCGGCGCGGTTGGTCAAGGCCGGCGAGGCCGACGCCCTCGTCTCAGCCGGATCGACCGGTGCAACGCTGGCCGCCGCTGCGGTCATTCTCCGCCGAATGCCGGGCGTGCTCCGCCCGGCCGTGGCTTCGATCTTCCCGACCCCCGGCAGCCACACCGTCGTCCTGGACTCCGGAGCGAATCCGGAGTGCAAACCCGAGCACCTCGTGCAGTTTGCGGTTATGGGTTCTCTGGTAGCCGAGCTTTACCTCGGCGTGCGTAATCCTCGGGTGGGTCTGCTGAACATCGGGGAGGAAGAGAGCAAGGGTCGGGATTTGGAGAAGGCCGCATTCGAATTATTGCGCGCCACCAGCCTGAACTTCATCGGGAACGTCGAGGGTCGTGACCTCGCCTCCGATAGGGCCGATGTGTTCGTCACAGACGGCTTCACGGGCAACATCCTCCTGAAGACCACCGAAGGTGCGGTGCAGTTCATCGCCGAACTCTTCCAGGCCGCAGTGATCAACCTGCCTCCTCAGGACCTTGCAGTGATTGATCCGGTCCTGGCGGAAGTGCGCAGGCGGGTCGATCACGAAGAATACGGCGGAGGACATCTGCTCGGCACCAACGGAGTGGTGGTGATTGCCCATGGTTCTTCGTCGCGCATTGCCATCGCCAATGCCGTCGCCATGGCCTCGACCGGCGCCGATCGGGATCTCGCAGGACACGTTGCCAAGCGGCTTGAACCGTGA
- the rpmF gene encoding 50S ribosomal protein L32 — protein MAVPKKKMSRSRTRRRKAEWKLSRTGTSTCPQCHSPKLPHRACPNCGTYRGREITVTE, from the coding sequence ATGGCGGTGCCCAAGAAGAAGATGTCGCGCTCTCGGACGCGGCGCCGGAAAGCCGAATGGAAGCTGAGCCGAACGGGCACGTCGACTTGCCCTCAGTGCCACAGCCCCAAGCTGCCTCATCGCGCCTGCCCGAACTGCGGTACGTACCGCGGTCGCGAGATCACCGTCACCGAATAG
- a CDS encoding YceD family protein, with protein MRQERSPFLIGVGSFSPGDHRDYSMTGPMEVSLDSGSIDGDVEVSVRVSALPDGVVATGTGAFRVSLVCHRCLEEWEEDRSVEILQVYQVVPDEDGRGIEEDGTIDLEPVVRDEVVLDIPLAPLCRPECKGLCSECGTDLNSDPCSGHTDESDHPLAALKQLLDPQDT; from the coding sequence ATGCGCCAGGAACGATCTCCCTTTCTGATCGGCGTCGGCTCTTTCAGCCCGGGAGACCATCGCGACTATTCGATGACCGGGCCGATGGAGGTCTCGCTCGACAGTGGAAGCATCGACGGCGACGTCGAGGTGTCGGTGCGGGTTTCGGCATTGCCGGACGGCGTCGTTGCGACTGGAACTGGAGCCTTCCGTGTCTCTCTCGTTTGCCACCGGTGCCTCGAGGAATGGGAGGAAGACCGATCGGTTGAGATCTTGCAGGTGTACCAGGTCGTGCCGGATGAGGATGGTCGTGGCATCGAGGAGGATGGAACAATCGACCTCGAACCGGTGGTTCGCGACGAGGTCGTGCTCGACATTCCGCTGGCGCCGTTATGTCGCCCGGAATGCAAAGGACTTTGCTCTGAGTGCGGAACCGACTTGAATAGCGATCCGTGTTCCGGCCATACTGATGAATCGGATCACCCACTTGCTGCCTTGAAGCAGCTGCTGGACCCTCAGGACACCTAA
- the coaD gene encoding pantetheine-phosphate adenylyltransferase, whose protein sequence is MTIALCPGSFDPPTNGHVDVIRRALAIFDEVVVGVIGNPSKNSMFSSEERVHLLQEVFRDVDRVSVESFDGLLVEYAGRRHVDVIVKGLRGVADFDSELQMAQMNHHLSGIETCFVATNPSHGYISSSLVKEVARLGGSTDRLVPAEVQQALDAKGSR, encoded by the coding sequence GTGACCATTGCACTCTGCCCAGGCAGTTTCGATCCGCCGACGAACGGGCATGTCGATGTCATCCGCCGTGCGCTCGCCATCTTCGACGAGGTGGTGGTCGGTGTCATCGGCAATCCATCCAAGAACTCGATGTTCAGTTCCGAGGAGCGGGTGCATCTGCTTCAGGAGGTCTTTCGTGATGTCGACCGGGTCAGTGTCGAGAGTTTTGATGGCCTTCTGGTCGAGTACGCCGGTCGGCGGCACGTCGACGTGATTGTCAAGGGACTGCGCGGTGTTGCGGATTTCGACAGCGAACTTCAGATGGCGCAGATGAATCACCATCTGTCCGGCATCGAGACGTGCTTCGTCGCTACGAATCCGTCACACGGCTACATCTCATCGTCTCTCGTCAAAGAAGTGGCAAGACTGGGGGGCTCGACCGACCGGCTAGTTCCGGCCGAAGTCCAGCAGGCCCTCGATGCGAAGGGGTCCAGATGA
- the rsmD gene encoding 16S rRNA (guanine(966)-N(2))-methyltransferase RsmD produces MRIIGGRARGRRLRSPAGMSTRPMMDRAREALFSSLGTRIPASRVLDLYAGSGSLGLEALSRGAASAVFVEQGQAALKCLRENVDMLALGGSVVATDVGRFLAATDGPFDLVFVDPPYALELASVHEILKLIVDKVAVGGSVVLHRPDGEQPPEAPPGLVKVDERRYGGTRLWRYERNMP; encoded by the coding sequence ATGAGGATCATCGGCGGGCGCGCGAGAGGCAGGCGGCTTCGTAGTCCGGCCGGCATGTCGACCAGACCGATGATGGATCGCGCCAGAGAAGCGCTGTTCTCGTCGCTGGGGACCAGGATCCCAGCCAGCCGGGTGCTCGACCTCTACGCAGGTTCCGGCTCGCTTGGCCTGGAGGCACTGAGCAGAGGGGCAGCTTCTGCGGTCTTCGTCGAACAAGGGCAGGCTGCCTTGAAATGCCTCCGTGAGAACGTGGACATGCTCGCGCTCGGAGGCTCGGTTGTCGCCACCGACGTCGGCAGGTTCCTGGCAGCAACAGACGGGCCATTCGATCTCGTGTTCGTTGACCCTCCGTATGCACTGGAACTAGCTTCAGTACATGAGATACTGAAGCTCATCGTGGACAAGGTCGCGGTCGGCGGCTCGGTCGTTCTCCACCGACCCGATGGCGAACAACCGCCGGAAGCACCGCCAGGCCTAGTGAAGGTCGATGAGCGCCGTTATGGAGGCACCCGTCTCTGGCGATATGAGAGGAATATGCCGTGA
- a CDS encoding ATP-dependent DNA helicase RecG — protein sequence MSGRSLAYLNTVPIEQVKGLTGKRGQALRKADITSVTDLILHTPRRYLDRSTVAPIASLPSGEEVTVMGRVTKVSLRRPRRNLTIVEADIADESGSLRCVWFNQAFRARQLTEGTEVAVSGKLETRKGRRQMNSPAVDVLSGDLESLVTGRVVPIHSSVGEVGPGHMRRAIHNALLRSRPVLDPLPGELVTRLGLLERDRAIADMHFPDSMTDIPAARRRLVFDELFRLEVALALNKRRMIDQAQGFSHRVNPHLVRRYLSLVATRMKLEWLARGDLPAGTGEEIIASLGGNVATLLTSASGEIEDAARIEALADQVPDLAEDLLAIAGNERKDAEAVRKIGKDLAALLESPERLADASRELVRTMAMMTEPAETKGIYPPEIRDLLVGTGADSPGVRLVGAEANPMSSAFTRTLPFPPTNAQIEAISDILSDLAAPHPMHRLLQGEVGSGKTLVAVFALLTAVGSGYQTAVMAPTEVLAEQHFLGIAGLIETAGMTPSSSGRTDLGMESLFTEAPGAHQVSVALLTANHAEVNFRPRGTTKRDDVIGWIAAGRIDVVVGTHALIQEGVHFDRLGLAVVDEQHRFGVHQRVLLKEKAIEVDPDLLIMTATPIPRTLSMTLYGDLDVSVLEEMPPGRTPVATRAVNPAALATVYEEVHEQVAAGRQVFYVCPLVEDSVKIEAASATAEFERLGGVFPNLRLGLLHGQMPPRDKEAVMRSFRQGMIDILVATTVIEVGIDIPNATLMVIQDADRFGLSQLHQLRGRVGRGAHASACILVTDPTTEEGEARIAAMVATNDGFRLAEEDLRIRGQGTVFGTRQSGLADLRLADILRDTDTLISARREAFDLVAGDPELTGHPDIKDEIRELLGDAVDWLFVS from the coding sequence GTGAGCGGTCGGAGCCTTGCCTATCTGAACACAGTCCCCATCGAGCAGGTCAAAGGCCTGACGGGGAAGCGTGGTCAAGCCCTGCGCAAGGCGGATATCACCTCGGTGACCGACCTCATCCTTCACACCCCTCGCCGCTATCTCGATCGGAGCACCGTTGCGCCGATTGCCAGCCTCCCGTCCGGCGAAGAGGTGACTGTGATGGGACGCGTAACCAAGGTGTCTTTGCGGCGCCCGCGTCGCAACCTGACGATCGTTGAGGCAGACATCGCCGACGAGTCGGGGAGCTTGCGCTGCGTCTGGTTCAACCAGGCGTTCCGAGCCAGGCAACTCACGGAGGGGACCGAAGTGGCGGTCAGCGGGAAACTGGAAACCCGCAAAGGCAGGCGGCAGATGAACAGTCCGGCCGTCGACGTCCTGTCCGGCGATCTCGAATCATTGGTCACCGGACGCGTTGTCCCGATCCACTCATCCGTCGGTGAGGTGGGGCCGGGTCACATGCGGCGGGCTATTCACAATGCGCTTCTGCGATCGCGCCCTGTGCTCGATCCGCTCCCCGGTGAGCTCGTCACGCGACTGGGTCTGTTGGAGCGGGACCGGGCAATAGCCGACATGCACTTTCCCGACTCGATGACCGACATCCCGGCGGCCCGCCGCCGGCTCGTCTTCGACGAATTGTTCAGGCTCGAGGTTGCGCTGGCGTTGAACAAACGGCGGATGATCGACCAGGCCCAGGGCTTCAGCCACAGGGTCAATCCTCACCTGGTGCGGCGGTACCTCTCGCTCGTTGCCACCCGCATGAAGCTCGAATGGCTGGCACGGGGCGATCTCCCGGCCGGCACCGGCGAGGAAATCATCGCTTCGCTCGGAGGCAACGTCGCCACACTGCTCACCTCTGCGTCCGGTGAAATCGAGGACGCGGCCAGGATCGAGGCCCTCGCAGATCAGGTGCCCGACCTGGCGGAGGATCTGCTGGCGATCGCGGGCAACGAGCGGAAGGATGCAGAAGCGGTACGCAAGATCGGGAAGGACCTGGCCGCGCTGCTCGAGTCGCCGGAGCGTTTGGCCGACGCGAGCCGTGAGCTCGTCCGGACGATGGCAATGATGACGGAACCGGCCGAGACGAAGGGTATCTACCCGCCGGAGATCCGCGACCTGCTGGTGGGAACCGGCGCCGATTCTCCCGGAGTTCGCCTGGTCGGTGCGGAAGCAAACCCCATGTCATCGGCGTTCACTCGAACCCTTCCGTTTCCGCCCACTAATGCCCAGATCGAGGCGATATCCGACATACTCAGCGACCTGGCTGCCCCGCATCCCATGCACCGGCTTCTCCAGGGCGAGGTCGGATCGGGGAAGACACTCGTGGCCGTGTTCGCGCTGCTGACCGCGGTCGGAAGCGGATATCAGACTGCGGTCATGGCACCGACCGAGGTCCTGGCGGAGCAGCACTTCCTTGGGATCGCCGGCCTGATCGAGACAGCCGGGATGACGCCGTCGAGTTCGGGCCGGACCGACCTCGGAATGGAATCTCTATTCACCGAGGCACCCGGCGCTCACCAGGTGTCCGTGGCTTTGCTCACCGCCAACCACGCCGAGGTCAACTTCCGGCCGCGGGGAACGACCAAGCGTGACGACGTCATTGGCTGGATCGCGGCCGGCCGCATCGACGTTGTCGTCGGAACCCACGCTCTGATCCAGGAAGGCGTCCATTTCGACCGGCTCGGCCTGGCGGTCGTCGACGAGCAGCATCGCTTCGGTGTGCACCAGCGCGTTCTCTTGAAAGAGAAGGCAATCGAGGTCGATCCGGACTTGTTGATCATGACGGCTACACCGATTCCACGCACCTTGTCGATGACTCTGTATGGGGATCTCGACGTCTCCGTGCTCGAAGAGATGCCACCCGGTCGGACTCCGGTCGCGACGCGGGCGGTCAACCCGGCGGCTCTGGCCACGGTGTATGAAGAGGTGCACGAGCAAGTGGCTGCCGGTCGACAGGTGTTCTATGTGTGTCCACTCGTCGAGGACAGTGTGAAGATCGAGGCCGCCTCGGCGACTGCGGAGTTTGAACGTCTCGGCGGGGTGTTTCCTAACCTGCGCCTGGGGCTTTTGCACGGCCAGATGCCACCCAGGGACAAGGAGGCGGTAATGCGATCGTTCCGTCAAGGGATGATCGACATCCTGGTGGCGACAACCGTGATCGAGGTCGGAATCGACATCCCTAACGCTACTTTGATGGTGATTCAAGACGCCGATCGGTTCGGCCTCAGCCAACTCCACCAGCTGCGCGGCCGGGTCGGTCGAGGAGCGCACGCTTCTGCGTGCATCCTGGTCACTGATCCGACCACCGAAGAAGGCGAGGCGCGCATTGCAGCGATGGTGGCGACGAACGACGGTTTCAGACTGGCCGAAGAGGACCTTCGTATTCGTGGTCAGGGAACCGTGTTCGGGACCCGCCAATCCGGTCTGGCGGACCTCCGCCTCGCCGACATCCTGCGAGACACCGACACGCTGATCTCGGCCAGGCGCGAGGCCTTCGATCTGGTCGCCGGCGATCCGGAGCTCACCGGCCATCCAGATATCAAGGACGAGATTCGGGAGCTACTCGGCGATGCCGTTGACTGGCTGTTCGTCTCATGA